One Pseudomonas sp. C27(2019) DNA window includes the following coding sequences:
- a CDS encoding sensor domain-containing diguanylate cyclase, with protein sequence MLTSTISRHRLWIRLALTWLAFLVLLLVYWLRLDASHHNQLVEAEKHAQLRAGQTAHALSMQVRAQLMSIDFVLEHLAQHWLDHDEVVFRKLIDLAQQGIFTEALDVLIVADTDGHVLFESNAQQDQDPSLRRLSIADRDYFKKLAQPGAHNFLISRPERNTLTQRWTVQFSYKIVKNNTFLGVIVASVASEHLAEAFKLVYSEQNDVVLLALDDGQYLARTHGLDETLGEKTPAEREFTQQPDKHKGHYNLASPIDGVERIYAWHRIPGFPVVLSLGLSKEKVLTPVLLAIKHSRTQNFIATVLLILAALWISNLVFTKAKQNRSLLQSKERLATLLDRVPAAVLLENESNVIVSVNEQLCSLFNLDVKPQSLIGLRHEQLLEMLNQEQAAWLQLPSSTLKQKQTTEEVDDEVTGRSYRIDWVPIQRGQRYLGHVWFIHDVSLHKQKKQELMILATIDALTGLHNRRSFLEILQQQLLLTRQHTPGALLLLDIDHFKRVNDTYGHLAGDLVIQNITQAIRDTLRKDDFSGRIGGEEFAVLLPKVTVQHAIELAERLRKNIAATPTTLPTKTIYVTVSIGIASLYQQDISGVQNQADQALYRAKNAGRNRVCCIEHTATDAVDALLE encoded by the coding sequence ATGTTAACGAGCACAATTTCACGCCATCGACTCTGGATACGCCTAGCTTTAACTTGGTTAGCGTTTTTAGTGCTTTTACTAGTGTACTGGCTGCGCCTAGATGCCTCTCATCACAATCAGCTTGTTGAAGCAGAAAAGCACGCTCAACTGCGTGCCGGTCAAACAGCTCACGCTTTAAGTATGCAAGTGCGCGCCCAACTGATGAGCATTGACTTTGTGCTTGAACATTTAGCCCAGCACTGGCTCGATCATGATGAGGTTGTTTTTCGCAAACTGATTGATCTTGCACAGCAGGGCATCTTTACCGAGGCGCTGGATGTCTTGATTGTGGCTGACACCGATGGTCATGTGCTATTTGAAAGCAATGCACAGCAGGATCAGGATCCATCACTGCGAAGATTATCTATTGCTGACCGTGACTATTTTAAAAAGCTTGCACAGCCAGGTGCGCACAATTTTTTGATCAGTCGGCCAGAGCGTAACACTCTCACTCAGCGCTGGACCGTGCAATTTAGCTATAAAATTGTTAAAAACAATACGTTTCTTGGGGTTATTGTTGCTTCTGTAGCTTCAGAGCATCTTGCTGAGGCTTTTAAGCTTGTCTACTCCGAGCAGAATGATGTTGTATTGCTTGCTTTAGATGACGGTCAATACCTTGCTCGTACTCATGGGCTCGATGAAACTCTAGGTGAAAAAACACCGGCGGAGCGCGAGTTTACTCAACAGCCAGATAAACATAAAGGTCATTATAATTTAGCATCCCCCATTGATGGTGTGGAACGCATTTATGCTTGGCATCGCATACCCGGCTTTCCAGTCGTCTTAAGTTTGGGCCTATCTAAAGAAAAAGTTCTAACGCCAGTATTATTGGCAATTAAGCACAGCAGAACACAAAACTTTATCGCTACCGTCTTATTAATCCTTGCTGCATTATGGATTAGCAACTTGGTTTTTACTAAAGCGAAGCAAAATAGATCCTTACTGCAAAGCAAAGAGCGCTTAGCTACGCTACTTGACCGTGTTCCAGCTGCAGTTTTATTGGAAAATGAAAGCAATGTGATTGTCTCAGTCAACGAGCAACTTTGCTCGTTGTTTAATCTTGATGTTAAGCCGCAGAGCCTGATCGGCTTAAGGCATGAGCAACTGCTGGAAATGCTTAACCAAGAGCAAGCTGCTTGGTTACAGCTACCATCGAGCACCCTGAAGCAAAAGCAAACAACTGAAGAAGTGGACGACGAAGTGACAGGGCGCTCTTACCGAATTGATTGGGTGCCGATTCAGCGCGGTCAACGCTATTTAGGCCACGTATGGTTTATTCATGATGTCAGTTTGCACAAACAAAAAAAACAAGAGTTGATGATCTTAGCAACCATCGATGCATTAACTGGCTTGCACAATCGACGAAGCTTTTTGGAAATTCTTCAGCAGCAACTGTTGCTCACTCGACAACACACGCCAGGAGCGCTGCTGCTACTCGATATTGATCATTTTAAAAGGGTCAACGATACATACGGCCACCTTGCAGGCGACTTAGTCATACAAAACATCACCCAGGCTATTCGTGACACCCTGCGCAAAGATGACTTTAGTGGACGCATAGGCGGCGAAGAGTTTGCAGTATTGCTGCCCAAAGTAACCGTACAACACGCTATAGAACTGGCTGAGCGTCTTCGCAAAAACATCGCTGCAACACCAACGACTCTGCCGACAAAAACCATCTACGTGACGGTCAGCATTGGTATAGCTTCGCTTTACCAGCAAGATATAAGCGGTGTACAAAACCAAGCTGACCAAGCGCTCTATCGAGCCAAAAACGCAGGGCGTAACCGCGTCTGTTGTATCGAGCATACGGCTACGGATGCAGTTGATGCATTACTCGAATAA
- a CDS encoding 5'-nucleotidase: MAFDLSKRLVIGLASSALFDLSESDHVFKTQGEQSYRDYQRDNQDLALERGVAFPFIRRLLSLNQLSPDDPPVEVILLSRNDPDTGLRVMNSIQHYQLPITRAVFMQGQSPHPYIPAFDIELFLSANAEDVRSAVTAGYPAGQILKGMIEDDSSDTQLRIAFDFDGVLVDDEAETVYKETQSLGDFHQHETSRQDIPHTPGPLKAFLERIAQIQQLEQDKRLNQPNYEPILRVSIVTARNAPAHKRVINTMRHWGITVNEAFFMGGVEKAKVLDVMQPHIFFDDQKLHLKPSSARLPSVHIPFGIANIERPVIDGQTLSGNKQDEQGA, encoded by the coding sequence ATGGCTTTTGATTTGAGTAAGCGTTTAGTGATTGGACTGGCATCCAGCGCTTTATTTGATTTATCAGAATCAGATCATGTGTTTAAAACACAGGGTGAACAAAGCTATCGTGATTATCAGCGAGATAATCAAGATCTAGCGCTTGAGCGCGGTGTTGCTTTTCCGTTTATACGACGGCTTCTTTCCCTCAATCAACTCAGCCCAGATGATCCGCCGGTTGAAGTCATACTCTTGTCTCGCAATGATCCTGATACAGGGTTGCGCGTGATGAACTCTATTCAGCATTATCAGCTACCCATTACACGCGCCGTGTTTATGCAAGGGCAATCACCACACCCTTATATCCCTGCTTTTGATATTGAATTGTTTTTATCAGCCAATGCTGAGGATGTCAGAAGCGCAGTAACTGCTGGCTACCCAGCAGGGCAAATACTAAAAGGCATGATAGAAGATGACAGCAGCGATACACAGTTACGTATTGCTTTCGACTTTGACGGCGTCTTAGTCGATGACGAAGCAGAAACAGTTTATAAAGAGACCCAAAGTTTGGGTGATTTTCACCAGCATGAAACCTCCCGCCAAGATATTCCACATACGCCAGGCCCACTCAAAGCTTTCTTAGAACGTATTGCGCAAATCCAACAGCTTGAGCAAGATAAACGCCTAAATCAACCCAACTATGAGCCTATTCTACGTGTTTCTATCGTGACCGCACGCAATGCACCTGCGCATAAACGGGTGATAAACACCATGCGCCATTGGGGTATCACGGTTAATGAAGCTTTTTTTATGGGCGGCGTGGAGAAAGCTAAAGTATTGGATGTGATGCAGCCGCATATTTTCTTTGATGATCAAAAGCTGCACCTGAAGCCATCATCAGCGCGCTTACCTTCAGTGCATATTCCTTTCGGCATCGCCAATATTGAGCGCCCTGTAATAGACGGCCAAACACTCAGTGGCAATAAGCAAGACGAGCAGGGCGCATAG
- a CDS encoding OprD family porin yields MIFSPLARAITLATAGSIFLAAPSLATADFINDSTATLGLRNLYMNQDTRSGASTDATKTKEEWSQAIILDYKSGFTEGTIGFGVDIYAAAGIKLDSGPNRSPDSFPQRSNGKSVDNFGKLGGTAKAKLSETVLQVGTLRPRLPLIQANLEGRLLPQMFTGGMLTSNEISGLTARLGHIDRVNYRNSTNTERMEMNVVGKRLYDKKGAKNITGSNRGNYTSNSFDLASLDYKWNDSLTTGYNFGRLQDMYKQHILTAVHMLPLGDQRSLKTDLRVSRSTSDGDIRVDNKAFSGMVTYNFGFNKLGLGYQKMTGDTGYAYIQGTDPFLVNFLANREFGAKDEKSWQVRHDYNFAGLGIPGLTVFNRYVKGTGANLGGGKEGREWERDFDISYAFQTGALKNFNVRWRNSTVRSNIFKDLDDNRVILAYTLPLL; encoded by the coding sequence ATGATTTTTTCACCATTAGCACGCGCTATTACTTTAGCAACTGCTGGCAGTATTTTTTTGGCTGCACCGTCACTGGCCACAGCTGATTTTATCAATGACAGCACCGCAACCTTAGGTTTACGTAACCTGTATATGAATCAGGATACGCGTAGCGGTGCAAGTACAGATGCTACAAAAACAAAAGAAGAGTGGTCACAAGCCATTATTCTAGATTACAAATCTGGCTTCACTGAAGGCACCATCGGTTTTGGTGTAGATATCTATGCTGCTGCAGGTATCAAGCTTGATTCTGGACCAAACCGCAGCCCTGACTCGTTCCCGCAGCGTAGCAATGGCAAGTCCGTTGATAACTTTGGCAAGCTCGGTGGCACGGCTAAAGCAAAGCTGTCTGAAACAGTCTTGCAAGTTGGCACCTTAAGACCTCGCTTGCCTTTAATCCAAGCCAACTTAGAAGGTCGCTTGTTACCGCAAATGTTCACCGGTGGCATGCTAACCTCCAATGAAATTAGCGGCTTAACTGCTCGTTTAGGCCATATTGATCGCGTTAACTACCGTAACTCGACCAATACTGAGCGCATGGAAATGAACGTCGTTGGCAAGCGTCTTTATGACAAGAAAGGCGCGAAAAATATTACTGGCAGCAACAGAGGCAATTACACAAGTAATTCTTTTGATCTAGCCAGCCTGGATTATAAGTGGAATGACTCGCTAACAACCGGCTATAACTTTGGCCGCTTACAAGACATGTATAAGCAGCACATCCTCACTGCTGTGCATATGTTGCCGCTAGGCGATCAGCGTTCATTAAAAACCGACCTGCGCGTTTCACGCTCGACCAGCGATGGTGATATTCGCGTTGATAACAAAGCCTTCTCCGGTATGGTGACCTACAACTTCGGCTTTAATAAGCTGGGCTTGGGTTATCAGAAAATGACTGGTGATACCGGCTACGCATACATCCAAGGCACAGACCCGTTCTTGGTTAACTTTTTAGCCAACCGTGAGTTTGGCGCTAAAGATGAAAAGTCTTGGCAAGTGCGCCATGACTATAACTTTGCCGGCTTAGGCATTCCTGGTCTAACCGTGTTTAACCGTTACGTTAAAGGTACTGGTGCAAACTTAGGTGGCGGTAAAGAGGGTCGTGAGTGGGAGCGTGACTTCGATATTTCTTACGCATTCCAAACAGGTGCATTGAAAAACTTTAATGTACGCTGGAGAAACTCAACTGTTCGTTCAAATATCTTCAAGGATTTGGATGACAACCGTGTGATCTTAGCCTATACCTTGCCTTTGCTATAA
- a CDS encoding c-type cytochrome — MMHSKKFLLGRLTAAIAASLLSLTVQADEPRFPVNNPEVKEGQFVHVPPTMADLEETDFHPELKRVIRRGHDLFMNTQQLRGKNVFNSMNCSSCHMGEGRLPFAGPVWPAAVVLPNYRPKNDHVNNLEERISGCFSFSMNGKPPEYGSDDMVALAAYHQWLAKGVPIYQPGGNMYGRGYPKLDEPAQKMDYARGAKVYADNCSLCHSEDGGGLVERDQVVFPAVWGDSSYNWGAGISRLFTLSSFIKHNMPLGRPNSLSDQDAWDVAYYINSQERPQDPRYTGNVKETRKKYLESFHTHTNYGLEVEGRLLGDHDNVGEKDFLKPDVLRPRTYTAD; from the coding sequence ATGATGCATTCAAAAAAATTCCTCTTAGGTCGTTTAACCGCCGCTATTGCAGCAAGCCTGTTGAGCCTTACTGTGCAAGCCGATGAGCCACGCTTTCCTGTAAATAATCCTGAAGTCAAAGAAGGGCAGTTTGTCCATGTGCCGCCAACTATGGCTGATTTGGAAGAAACAGATTTTCATCCTGAGCTAAAGCGAGTTATTCGTCGCGGTCATGACTTGTTTATGAACACGCAACAACTGCGTGGTAAAAACGTTTTTAACAGCATGAACTGCAGCAGTTGCCATATGGGTGAAGGGCGCCTGCCTTTTGCAGGTCCAGTTTGGCCAGCAGCGGTAGTACTGCCAAACTATCGGCCTAAAAATGACCATGTAAACAACTTAGAAGAACGTATTTCCGGCTGCTTTAGCTTCTCCATGAACGGTAAGCCACCTGAGTATGGCAGTGACGACATGGTAGCTTTAGCGGCCTATCATCAATGGCTTGCTAAAGGTGTTCCTATTTATCAGCCCGGTGGCAATATGTATGGTCGAGGCTATCCAAAGCTTGATGAGCCTGCACAAAAAATGGACTATGCGCGCGGCGCCAAGGTCTATGCTGATAATTGCAGTCTCTGTCATTCCGAAGATGGTGGTGGCCTAGTAGAGCGTGATCAGGTCGTTTTCCCCGCAGTTTGGGGCGACAGCTCTTATAACTGGGGGGCTGGCATTTCACGCCTTTTTACGCTGTCATCTTTTATTAAACACAATATGCCTTTAGGCCGCCCTAATAGCCTGAGCGATCAAGACGCGTGGGATGTCGCTTACTATATTAACAGCCAAGAACGACCGCAAGATCCGCGCTATACTGGTAATGTAAAAGAAACACGCAAGAAGTACTTAGAGTCTTTCCATACCCATACCAATTACGGTTTAGAAGTAGAAGGCCGCTTGCTAGGTGATCATGACAACGTTGGTGAGAAAGACTTTTTGAAACCTGATGTTTTGCGTCCGCGTACTTACACTGCGGACTAA
- a CDS encoding cytochrome c: MNIFHRMTLTAASLCLAITSAYALDGDAEAGEQAAAMCVACHQSDGSGMNIPGGESWPSIAGLNAEYLYKQKIDVVDQSRNSPTMMPFLSMLDDQQYKDVAVYYSQLPAKQGAFDPEATEEELAHGKKLATEGDWDRYIVPCSSCHGPDNLGAGKSFPRLAGQHAGYIADQLHAWQSGKRNNDPQHLMLAIAERLNEQDIRAVSQWLSRQPAK, encoded by the coding sequence ATGAATATATTTCATCGTATGACTCTAACTGCCGCATCGTTATGCTTAGCAATAACATCGGCTTATGCGTTAGATGGAGATGCTGAAGCAGGGGAGCAAGCAGCTGCAATGTGTGTGGCCTGCCACCAAAGCGATGGTTCAGGCATGAATATACCCGGTGGCGAATCATGGCCGAGCATCGCTGGTTTAAATGCTGAGTATTTGTACAAACAAAAGATAGATGTTGTTGATCAGTCGCGTAACAGCCCGACCATGATGCCGTTTCTTTCGATGCTTGATGACCAGCAGTACAAGGATGTAGCTGTGTACTACAGCCAGCTACCCGCCAAGCAAGGGGCATTTGATCCAGAAGCGACAGAGGAAGAACTGGCACACGGAAAAAAACTCGCAACTGAAGGTGATTGGGATCGCTATATCGTGCCCTGCAGTAGCTGCCATGGCCCAGACAATTTAGGGGCAGGTAAATCATTTCCAAGATTGGCAGGCCAGCATGCCGGCTATATTGCCGACCAACTCCACGCTTGGCAGTCAGGTAAGCGCAATAACGATCCGCAACATTTAATGCTCGCCATTGCTGAGCGCCTAAATGAGCAGGATATTCGTGCTGTATCTCAGTGGCTTTCACGCCAGCCTGCGAAGTGA
- the recD gene encoding exodeoxyribonuclease V subunit alpha: protein MMQQGQLFGDDTVPLETQTTTEQVALNPQDYLADRDSVLQLLDGWLELGWLRALDLALVKLLAKLDPNAEPLVLLAIALTSHQLGHGHVCLDLQQLLRDPDLALILPPEGQTLEPQQILPSQLLAHVNLPNWLAAIQASALVHRKQQASVAPLVLLDERLYLYRYWQYEENVAKQLVQRIDTIMPLADDFSERLSALFSEPLVVAGQRQTDWQKVACAMAAQGQLTLITGGPGTGKTTTVVRLLALLQQSALQAGQALRIQLAAPTGKAAARLTESIGQQVESLPVDIDVKKNIPTDVSTLHRLLGSLPGTRHFRHNSTQPLVLDVLVIDEASMIDLEMMHSVLHALPKHARLILLGDKDQLASVEAGSVLGDLCADAELAYYTPQTQQRLEQLCNEQLHAEPWCVGNATQHRLAQRTVMLRHSRRFGADSGIGQLARAVNQGDEQKAWQLLQTPAHDISYMRVKHDATAPLDRLLIDGAAQTSEMSANIGYGHYLQVLRAQRPSPEQPLNQPCWQQWATAVLDAFDQFRLLCALRKGDFGVDGLNQRIAQALFNKNLISDVEGWYEGRPVLVTKNDYSLGLMNGDIGIALRLPTEHTCAQTGEIEQVLRVVFARNDGQDGIRYILPSRLTTVETVFAMTVHKSQGSEFAHTALILPDRLNPVLTKELLYTGITRARNKFTLIESHAGIFTTAMQRRIERTSGLNQAIRAMGC from the coding sequence ATGATGCAGCAAGGACAACTCTTTGGTGACGATACGGTGCCCTTAGAGACACAAACTACTACTGAGCAAGTGGCTCTGAACCCGCAAGACTACCTGGCTGATCGGGACAGTGTTTTGCAATTATTAGATGGCTGGCTCGAGCTGGGCTGGCTGCGAGCGCTGGATCTTGCCTTGGTTAAGCTGCTTGCTAAGCTGGATCCAAATGCAGAACCGTTAGTGCTTTTAGCAATAGCATTGACCAGTCATCAACTTGGTCATGGCCATGTTTGCTTAGATCTACAGCAGTTATTACGCGACCCCGACTTAGCTTTAATATTACCACCGGAAGGGCAAACACTTGAACCGCAACAGATTTTACCTTCGCAACTGCTAGCGCATGTCAACTTGCCTAACTGGCTTGCCGCCATACAAGCAAGTGCATTAGTGCATAGAAAGCAGCAGGCAAGTGTTGCGCCTTTAGTTTTACTGGATGAACGCTTGTATTTATACCGTTATTGGCAATATGAAGAGAACGTGGCAAAGCAATTAGTGCAACGCATTGACACTATAATGCCGCTTGCTGATGACTTTTCTGAGCGACTAAGCGCTTTATTTAGTGAGCCGCTTGTGGTTGCTGGTCAGCGCCAAACGGATTGGCAAAAAGTAGCGTGTGCGATGGCAGCGCAAGGCCAGCTAACCCTGATTACCGGCGGCCCAGGCACAGGAAAAACCACTACGGTCGTGCGATTACTCGCGCTATTACAGCAATCTGCTTTACAGGCGGGGCAGGCCTTGCGCATTCAATTGGCCGCACCAACCGGTAAAGCGGCGGCACGCTTAACCGAATCGATAGGCCAGCAAGTTGAGTCATTACCGGTTGATATAGACGTTAAGAAGAATATTCCAACAGACGTCAGCACCTTGCATCGCTTGCTCGGCAGTCTACCTGGTACCCGACATTTCCGTCACAACAGCACTCAACCGCTAGTGCTTGATGTCTTAGTTATCGATGAAGCATCAATGATTGATTTGGAAATGATGCACAGCGTTCTACACGCTCTACCTAAACATGCACGCCTAATTTTACTGGGTGACAAGGACCAGCTGGCCTCGGTTGAGGCAGGCTCAGTATTGGGTGATTTATGTGCAGATGCAGAGTTAGCCTATTACACCCCACAAACCCAGCAGCGTCTTGAACAATTATGCAATGAGCAGCTGCATGCCGAACCTTGGTGTGTCGGCAATGCGACTCAGCACCGTTTAGCCCAACGCACCGTGATGCTGCGTCACTCGCGGCGCTTTGGCGCAGACTCGGGTATTGGGCAGCTGGCCCGCGCGGTCAATCAGGGTGATGAGCAGAAGGCTTGGCAGCTGCTGCAAACACCCGCACATGACATCAGTTATATGCGGGTGAAACACGATGCAACAGCGCCCTTGGATAGATTGCTTATAGATGGTGCGGCACAAACGAGCGAAATGTCTGCCAATATCGGTTACGGCCATTATTTACAGGTATTACGAGCACAGCGCCCATCACCAGAGCAGCCGCTAAATCAACCATGCTGGCAACAGTGGGCAACTGCTGTTTTGGATGCCTTTGATCAATTTCGTTTACTCTGTGCATTACGCAAAGGCGACTTTGGTGTTGACGGTTTAAACCAGCGCATCGCGCAAGCGCTGTTTAACAAGAATCTTATCAGTGATGTCGAAGGCTGGTATGAAGGCCGTCCCGTGCTGGTCACTAAAAATGACTACAGCCTCGGCTTAATGAATGGTGACATTGGTATTGCCTTGCGATTACCCACTGAGCATACCTGTGCACAGACTGGCGAGATAGAGCAGGTACTGCGCGTGGTATTTGCCCGTAATGATGGGCAAGACGGCATCCGCTACATACTGCCAAGTCGATTAACGACAGTTGAAACAGTTTTTGCAATGACCGTACATAAATCACAAGGCTCAGAGTTTGCGCATACTGCATTAATTTTACCGGATCGACTCAATCCTGTTTTAACTAAAGAGCTGCTTTACACAGGCATTACCCGTGCAAGAAATAAATTCACTTTAATTGAAAGCCATGCTGGAATTTTCACCACCGCAATGCAGCGTAGGATTGAGCGTACTAGCGGCTTAAATCAGGCAATAAGAGCAATGGGCTGCTAA